A window from Callithrix jacchus isolate 240 chromosome 17, calJac240_pri, whole genome shotgun sequence encodes these proteins:
- the LOC118148932 gene encoding LOW QUALITY PROTEIN: uncharacterized protein LOC118148932 (The sequence of the model RefSeq protein was modified relative to this genomic sequence to represent the inferred CDS: deleted 1 base in 1 codon), producing the protein MYPLRAGRRAMLSELRARPAPLLLLTSVLSETLAAKGDHISFVIGPFRPRLGPPSDPEPRGWRLLSGALESVESATAPRGELGSRVANASGSRPRHLLSETSRRSGRGWPWPRCAYQALLPPCPGLLGLCTAPPIRVACARARPLFLCFAASSSSSSYSSLQYAGYWD; encoded by the exons ATGTACCCGCTCCGCGCGGGCCGTCGTGCAATGCTATCCGAGCTCCGCGCGCGCCCtgcgcccctcctcctcctcacgtCCGTCCTCTCTGAAACCTTGGCAGCGAAGGGGGATCACATTTCCTTTGTCATCGGGCCATTTCGCCCTCGC TTGGGTCCCCCCTCCGATCCCGAGCCTCGGGGATGGAGGCTCCTCTCAGGCGCGCTGGAATCAGTGGAATCGGCAACAGCCCCGCGCGGCGAGCTCGGGAGCCGCGTGGCCAACGCCTCCGGCTCGCGCCCGCGTCATCTTCTCTCTGAAACGAGTCGCCGATCGGGACGCGGGTGGCCCTGGCCGCGCTGCGCCTACCAGGCTTTGCTCCCGCCGTGCCCTGGCCTCCTGGGGCTTTGCACAGCTCCCCCAATTCGGgttgcgtgcgcgcgcgcgcgccccctctttctctgctttgccgcctcttcctcctcctcctcctactcttcTCTTCAGTACGCCGGTTATTGGGACTGA